In the genome of Anabas testudineus chromosome 4, fAnaTes1.2, whole genome shotgun sequence, one region contains:
- the LOC113152845 gene encoding cornifelin homolog A-like, whose product MASGKWSSGLCDCCKSASTCCYGFWCCPCLACTVAAQFGENRCLPLCDLLSPAAFAACGIPLCAPPAGLSMRVAMRNKYGIKGSVCKDIATSCFCGCCSWCQMHRELKHRKKHPNVVKVANTQPAPVMMQPAMQQQVVVVH is encoded by the exons ATGGCAAGTGGCAAGTGGAGCAGTGGTCTCTGTGACTGCTGTAAGAGCGCGAGTACCT GTTGCTATGGTTTCTGGTGCTGCCCTTGTCTTGCGTGCACAGTTGCAGCACAATTTGGAGAGAACCGCTGTCTCCCACTATGCGACCTACTGAGCCCTGCTGCATTTGCAGCTTGTGGGATACCTCTGTGTGCTCCTCCTGCAGGGCTGTCTATGAGGGTCGCCATGCGAAACAAATACGGCATCAAG GGTTCTGTCTGTAAGGACAttgcaacttcctgtttctgtgggtGTTGCTCCTGGTGTCAGATGCACCGTGAGTTAAAACATCGCAAAAAACATCCAAACGTCGTCAAAGTTGCCAACACCCAGCCTGCGCCAGTGATGATGCAGCCTGCGATGCAACAACAAGTTGTTGTCGTGCATTAA
- the insl5a gene encoding insulin-like 5a, which produces MRALVVLPLLLWAMVCVVQVRAEMKAVKLCGREFLRAVVYTCGGSRWRRFLTESDIDGLSTGEQSSLESFSSISSGSQLTRRDSNMLTTVCCQVGCRKSDLTFLC; this is translated from the exons ATGCGGGCTCTGGTGGTTTTGCCTCTGCTCTTGTGGGCGATGGTGTGCGTGGTCCAGGTGAGAGCAGAGATGAAGGCAGTGAAGCTGTGCGGTCGAGAGTTCCTGAGGGCCGTCGTTTACACCTGCGGAGGCTCTCGCTGGAGGAGATTCCTCACGGAGTCAGACATCGATG GTTTGTCCACAGGGGAGCAGAGCAGCTTGGAGAGCTTCAGCAGCATCAGCTCGGGCTCCCAGTTAACCAGACGAGACAGTAACATGCTGACCACCGTGTGCTGCCAGGTGGGCTGCAGGAAGAGCGACCTCACCTTCCTCTGCTGA
- the pars2 gene encoding probable proline--tRNA ligase, mitochondrial codes for MEPVKPWVWLRVFQHLHRASLLPRRSHSGCAEHVTAPVSSHSRHIRPTLLVSRLYQPSNLRDVGQDTRLQGEMTCKSQRLMQQAGLIHPSNPGCYYYLPTAVRSMEKLVRVIDQEMQGIGGQKLDMPSLCSAVLWKTSERWDLMGKELFRLKDRHGVDYCLGPTHEEAVTTLVAHQVNLSYRQLPLLLYQITRKFRDEPKPKFGLLRGREFYMKDMYSFDVSEEAAYQTYESVCQAYTRLFTRLGLHCVQVQADTGNIGGKLSHEFQLPADIGEDRLLKCENCSFSANVETIASDRNDCPQCETGRLVESKGIEVGHTFYLGKKYSHVFSATFSSAQNKPSIAEMGCYGLGVTRILAAAIEVMSTEEGIRWPGLLAPYQVCILSPKKGSKVDEATVIAEDLVHTLGETLPQLRGEVVLDDRTQMTIGKRLKDASILGYPYVIVVGQSTLEEIPRFEVICQQTGETVFLNKDGLLDLLGKVETV; via the exons ATGGAGCCTGTAAAGCCTTGGGTTTGGTTGAGAGTTTTCCAGCATCTCCACAGAGCCTCATTACTTCCCAGGAGGAGCCATTCAGGCTGTGCCGAGCACGTCACCGCTCCTGTCTCCAGCCACTCCAGACATATCAGACCCACACTCTTGGTTTCCCGACTCTACCAGCCGTCAAACTTGCGTGATGTGGGCCAGGACACCCGGCTGCAAGGAGAAATGACTTGCAAAAGCCAGAGGCTCATGCAACAGGCCGGCCTCATTCACCCATCCAATCCAGGGTGCTACTACTACCTTCCTACCGCTGTCCGCTCCATGGAGAAGCTG GTGAGAGTGATTGATCAGGAGATGCAGGGCATTGGGGGACAGAAGCTGGACATGCCCAGTTTGTGCTCAGCTGTTCTCTGGAAAACTAGTGAGCGCTGGGATTTAATGGGAAAGGAGCTGTTCCGTCTGAAAGACCGCCATGGAGTTGACTACTGCTTAGGTCCCACACATGAGGAGGCGGTGACGACTCTTGTTGCTCACCAGGTGAATCTCTCCTACAGACAGCTCCCTCTGCTTCTTTATCAG ATCACAAGGAAATTCAGAGATGAACCGAAGCCAAAGTTTGGTCTTCTTCGCGGAAGGGAGTTCTACATGAAAGACATGTACTCGTTTGATGTCAGTGAAGAAGCCGCTTACCAGACCTACGAATCTGTGTGCCAAGCTTACACTCGGCTGTTCACCCGGCTCGGCCTGCATTGCGTTCAAGTGCAGGCAGACACAGGAAACATTGGCGGTAAACTTTCCCATGAGTTCCAGCTTCCCGCAGACATCGGTGAGGACAGGCTTCTGAAATGTGAGAACTGCTCCTTCTCTGCTAATGTAGAGACCATAGCATCAGACAGAAACGACTGCCCTCAGTGTGAAACAGGCAGACTGGTAGAGTCAAAGGGTATTGAGGTAGGACACACCTTTTACCTGGGGAAGAAGTACTCTCATGTATTCAGTGCCACCTTCAGCAGTGCTCAAAACAAGCCTAGCATTGCTGAAATGGGCTGCTACGGTCTTGGAGTAACACGTATTCTCGCTGCAGCCATTGAGGTAATGTCAACAGAGGAGGGGATTCGCTGGCCCGGGCTTCTCGCCCCTTACCAGGTTTGTATTTTATCTCCTAAGAAGGGCAGCAAGGTGGACGAGGCGACAGTCATAGCTGAGGACCTTGTTCACACTTTGGGAGAGACTTTGCCTCAGTTGAGAGGTGAGGTTGTTCTCGATGATCGCACACAGATGACGATTGGAAAGAGGCTGAAGGACGCCAGCATACTGGGCTACCCGTATGTTATTGTTGTAGGGCAGAGCACTTTAGAGGAGATACCCAGGTTTGAGGTGATCTGTCAGCAGACGGGAGAGACAGTGTTTCTTAATAAAGATGGACTGTTAGATCTACTGGGAAAAGTCGAAACTGTGTGA
- the ttc4 gene encoding tetratricopeptide repeat protein 4 → MASSTEQIDSDDGMDEFMDKFKTERYKNAFSEDRWEEEFNKVPMFMKTAPEEIDPKKYPELACLQAIIHDEDRPPEEQARSLKDEGNAFFKEKNYQKAILSYTAGLKKKCRDQDLNVVLLTNRAAAHFYLGNMRSALNDAASAKKIKPDHLKALIRGAQCCIELRIFSEAVKWCDEGLKAHPTEKKLQELRATADKHKRATERDARKAKAKEKKLHGENEALLAAIKDRGIKLLQSTKPRQHGSDSEDEDEGSSAAIAQLSLHGLSSQEATGAQVFLDQQGSLHWPVLFLYPEHQQSDFISAFCESNCFIDHLTVMFGEELPPWDTDKKYIPQNMQLYFEDEEKEVLYQVNLEMSLLQVLQHKRFFVKAGSPSFIVLVNGSSFCKQFLTGKKIQGL, encoded by the exons ATGGCGTCTTCAACGGAGCAAATTGACAGCGACGATGGCATGGACGAGTTCATGGATAAATTCAAGACTGAGAGATATAAAAATGCCTTTTCTGAAGATCGTTGGGAGGAG GAGTTTAATAAAGTACCAATGTTCATGAAAACAGCCCCTGAAGAGATTGACCCTAAAAAATACCCAGAACTGGCTTGTCTCCAGGCCATTATCCATGATGAAGACAGGCCTCCGGAGG AGCAAGCACGAAGCCTGAAAGATGAGGGAAATGCCTTTTTCAAAGAGAAGAACTACCAGAAGGCCATACTTTCATATACAGCaggtttgaaaaagaaatgcagagacCAGGACCTCAACGTTGTTCTTCTCAccaacagagctgcagcacactTTTATCTGG GTAACATGCGATCTGCACTGAATGATGCTGCATCAGCAAAGAAGATCAAACCAGACCACCTTAAAGCCTTGATCAGAG GAGCTCAGTGTTGTATAGAACTGCGTATCTTTTCGGAGGCAGTCAAGTGGTGTGACGAGGGTCTCAAGGCCCACCCTacagagaagaagctgcaggagctgAGAGCTACTGCAGATAAGCACAAG AGAGCCACAGAGAGAGACGCTAGAAAAGCCAAGGCCAAAGAAAAGAAGTTGCATGGTGAGAACGAAGCTCTTCTGGCTGCTATAAAG GATCGAGGCATCAAGCTCCTCCAGTCTACGAAGCCTCGTCAGCACGGCTCAGacagtgaggatgaagatgaaggcTCCTCAGCAGCGATAGCACAGCTGAGCCTGCACGGCCTTAGCTCTCAAGAGGCCACGGGGGCTCAGGTCTTCCTGGACCAGCAGGGCTCTCTGCACTGGCCTGTGCTCTTCCTTTATCCTGAACACCAGCAAAGTGATTTCATCTCAGCCTTCTGTGAGAGCAACTG TTTCATAGATCACCTCACCGTTATGTTTGGAGAAGAACTTCCACCTTgggacacagacaaaaaatacATCCCACAGAATAtgcag CTGTACtttgaagatgaagagaaggagGTGCTTTACCAAGTGAATCTAGAAATGTCACTTTTGCAAGTGTTGCAGCATAAAAG gTTTTTTGTCAAAGCAGGAAGTCCCAGCTTCATCGTTTTGGTCAATGGCTCATCGTTCTGCAAACAGTTTTTAACAGGAAAGAAAATTCAAGGATTGTAA